CGAGGAATCGCTCGAACTCCGCACCGAGCTCGTCAGCTGTCGGGATCGGGGCTGCGTCGGCCAAGAGGCTGCCGCGCTCGGCAGACCGTGCGAAGGCGTCGTACTGCTCTTCCAGACCGCGGACGACCTCCGCGACCTCGTCGGACTCCGCGACCTGACGCTCGATCGCCTCGCGAGCCTCGCCGGCGGCCGCGACGAGCGCGTCCGTGTTCAGCGACAGCCCGGTGGCTGCCTCGACGTGGTTGAGGGCGACGATCGCCGCGGGCGGGTAGGCCGCCTGCGCCAGGTAGTGCGGGACGTGCACCGCGTACCCGATCGCGTCACGACCGATCTCCCCGAGACGGAGCTCGAGGAGGTTGGCGACGCTCGCCGGGACCTTGACCTTCCCGAACCAGGACGTCGCGTGGCCGATGAGCGAGCTGTCCGTCGAGTGCGCGGTCGCGGACATGGCACGGGTGTGCGGGATACCCATCGGGATGCCGTACATGCCGATGGTCAACGAGACGCCGAAACGGTCGACGAGCGAGCACACGGCGGCCACGAACCTCTCCCACTGGACGTCCGGCTCGCTCCCGTGCAGAACGAGGAAAGGAGTCCCCTCCGTGTCGTGGGCGACGTCGATCGCGAGGACGGGCGCGTCATAGCTCGAGAAGGCATTCGAGTCGAAGACCATCGTCGGTCGCTTGGAGCGGTAGTCGACGAGCTGGTCGGTGTCGAACGTCACGAGGC
This sequence is a window from Sanguibacter antarcticus. Protein-coding genes within it:
- a CDS encoding PAC2 family protein; this encodes MLDPHGLYEIDTEVEGASGLDAVTNGTGPVLVNALRGLVDAGSTGALAVEHLLAGERTTRLVTFDTDQLVDYRSKRPTMVFDSNAFSSYDAPVLAIDVAHDTEGTPFLVLHGSEPDVQWERFVAAVCSLVDRFGVSLTIGMYGIPMGIPHTRAMSATAHSTDSSLIGHATSWFGKVKVPASVANLLELRLGEIGRDAIGYAVHVPHYLAQAAYPPAAIVALNHVEAATGLSLNTDALVAAAGEAREAIERQVAESDEVAEVVRGLEEQYDAFARSAERGSLLADAAPIPTADELGAEFERFLAQQGPETP